The window TTACGGGCCCGTCGAGGCCCCCAGGGGTTGAGACTCCTTCAAGGGGGAGATGATGGCGAAGGAGAAGTTCGAGAGGACCAAGCCCCACGTGAACGTGGGCACGATCGGGCACGTTGACCACGGGAAGTCGACGCTGACGGCGGCGATGACGCTGTGTCTGTCGAAGCAGGGTCTTGCGGACTACATTCCGTTC of the Candidatus Effluviviaceae Genus V sp. genome contains:
- the tuf gene encoding elongation factor Tu (EF-Tu; promotes GTP-dependent binding of aminoacyl-tRNA to the A-site of ribosomes during protein biosynthesis; when the tRNA anticodon matches the mRNA codon, GTP hydrolysis results; the inactive EF-Tu-GDP leaves the ribosome and release of GDP is promoted by elongation factor Ts; many prokaryotes have two copies of the gene encoding EF-Tu), which codes for MAKEKFERTKPHVNVGTIGHVDHGKSTLTAAMTLCLSKQGLADYIPF